The following proteins are co-located in the Larimichthys crocea isolate SSNF chromosome XXIV, L_crocea_2.0, whole genome shotgun sequence genome:
- the marcksl1a gene encoding MARCKS-related protein 1-A: MGAQLSKGGVTVEAKAAAADPAAAKANGQENGHVKTNGDVSAKPEGEVAATDGNGTAEPAKEGETAGDAIEPAPAAEGEAVKAEGEAAKDAKKKKKFSLKNSFKFKGISLKKSKKGSEEGKEEATSPTTEDKPEENGHAAKETKEETPAAEAKEGEAAAADTPAATADDAASAPAPEGETKAAEEAPPTEAAPAEEAAAPAEDTTPAASEGEAKAE; the protein is encoded by the exons ATGGGAGCCCAGTTGTCCAAGGGTGGAGTAACTGTTGAGGCCAAAGCCGCCGCCGCCGACCCTGCTGCTGCCAAAGCCAACGGCCAG gagAACGGCCATGTTAAAACCAATGGTGATGTGTCAGCCAAGCCCGAAGGGGAAGTGGCTGCCACAGACGGGAATGGAACAGCCGAACCAGCCAAGGAGGGCGAAACCGCCGGGGATGCCATCGAGCCCGCTCCTGCAGCCGAGGGCGAGGCTGTCAAGGCGGAGGGTGAGGCCGCTAAGGatgccaagaagaagaagaagttctCCCTGAAGAACTCCTTCAAGTTCAAGGGCATCTCGCTGAAAAAGAGCAAGAAGGGCAGCGAGGAGGGCAAAGAGGAAGCCACCTCCCCCACGACCGAGGACAAACCCGAGGAGAACGGCCACGCGGCCAAAGAAACCAAAGAGGAGACGCCGGCCGCCGAGGCCAAAGAGGGCGAAGCCGCCGCCGCCGACACCCCTGCCGCCACTGCTGATGATGCCGCCTCTGCACCTGCTCCAGAGGGAGAGACCAAGGCAGCAGAGGAGGCGCCACCCACAGAGGCTGCCCCAGCTGAGGAGGCCGCCGCCCCCGCCGAGGACACAACACCTGCAGCCTCTGAGGGCGAGGCCAAGGCAGAGTGA